In a genomic window of Arthrobacter woluwensis:
- a CDS encoding molybdenum cofactor biosynthesis F family protein — protein sequence MTEHGTIPGTSLSDTSTWLPLDGLAPGFDANKAPHDAGLAGQVVVVTDERGTSVTHEFTDSEVTWDYQPGPDDSLEAHQGTDAYEAFLVDDGLYFVQFHHRFRPDQAVSLVLDLRDGRALSVLSTILDEDRPAGATRVRHDFGPAVIAGAEVSGAAPAPTSSLIGRRVVWDYSPEHAYEHIYLSEQWYTWQCLAGPEKGLADTDENSVWEVRPGIYVFAWREKVIPCASVTIADHRDASAIRSHGVLFGLDETGEVPTHFTFGAHGRLVSMTVHPENLNFV from the coding sequence ATGACGGAACACGGCACGATTCCGGGCACCTCGCTCTCCGACACCTCGACCTGGCTTCCCCTGGACGGTCTCGCCCCGGGGTTCGACGCCAACAAGGCCCCGCATGACGCCGGGCTGGCCGGCCAGGTGGTCGTGGTGACCGATGAGCGCGGGACGAGCGTCACCCACGAGTTCACCGACAGCGAGGTGACCTGGGACTACCAGCCCGGCCCGGACGACTCCCTGGAGGCTCATCAGGGCACGGACGCCTACGAGGCCTTCCTGGTGGACGACGGGCTCTACTTCGTCCAGTTCCACCACCGCTTCCGTCCTGATCAGGCCGTGTCGCTGGTGCTGGATCTGCGCGACGGGCGCGCGCTGAGCGTGCTCAGCACCATCCTGGATGAGGACCGCCCGGCCGGTGCCACCCGCGTGCGGCACGACTTCGGCCCCGCGGTGATCGCGGGCGCCGAGGTGAGCGGCGCGGCGCCCGCCCCGACGTCGTCCCTGATCGGCCGTCGCGTGGTGTGGGACTACAGCCCCGAGCATGCCTACGAGCACATCTACCTCTCCGAGCAGTGGTACACCTGGCAGTGCCTGGCCGGACCGGAGAAGGGCCTGGCGGACACGGACGAGAACTCCGTCTGGGAGGTGCGGCCCGGCATCTACGTCTTCGCGTGGCGGGAGAAGGTCATTCCTTGCGCCTCGGTGACCATCGCCGACCACCGGGACGCCTCCGCCATCCGCTCACACGGCGTGCTCTTCGGCCTTGACGAGACCGGCGAGGTCCCCACCCACTTCACGTTCGGCGCCCACGGCCGCCTGGTGTCCATGACGGTCCACCCGGAGAACCTCAACTTCGTGTGA
- a CDS encoding SDR family NAD(P)-dependent oxidoreductase: protein MNAGLSGRIAVVTGAASGIGRAVCAALLDEGCSVAGLDRDQAALDRVAQEFSASPLSPDGSRLPASDDGPPAPRAGFVPLCLDLCDETAVQTAFASLAGRFGSVDLLVSCAGVSGPVGTPLEDTDLREWRMVLDVNLLAPFLVLKHALPLLREGRQPAVVLLASDSAVVAAPGMAPYCASKAGLVQLGRAVAVEWAGHGIRVNSLCPSVVDTPMSRTDLEKPGGFADAAFPVQSPAQVAQQVLFLLSPRSGPVNGTTLLSDFAYSARSAFPA, encoded by the coding sequence GTGAACGCCGGGCTGAGCGGCCGGATCGCGGTGGTGACCGGCGCGGCGAGCGGCATCGGCCGCGCGGTGTGTGCCGCGCTCCTGGACGAGGGCTGCTCGGTGGCGGGGCTCGACCGCGACCAGGCCGCCCTGGACCGTGTTGCCCAGGAGTTCTCGGCGTCGCCGCTGTCACCGGACGGCTCGCGCCTCCCGGCGTCCGACGACGGCCCTCCCGCACCCAGGGCCGGCTTCGTGCCGCTGTGCCTGGATCTCTGCGATGAGACCGCGGTCCAGACGGCGTTCGCTTCCCTGGCCGGACGCTTCGGCTCAGTGGATCTCCTGGTCTCGTGTGCCGGGGTCTCCGGGCCGGTCGGCACACCCCTGGAGGACACGGACCTACGGGAGTGGCGGATGGTGCTCGACGTCAACCTGCTCGCCCCGTTCCTGGTGCTCAAGCACGCCCTGCCGCTGCTGCGCGAGGGGCGGCAGCCCGCCGTCGTGCTTCTGGCGAGTGACTCGGCCGTCGTCGCGGCGCCCGGCATGGCACCCTACTGCGCGTCCAAGGCCGGACTGGTCCAGCTGGGGCGAGCGGTCGCCGTCGAGTGGGCCGGGCACGGCATCCGGGTCAACTCCCTCTGTCCCTCCGTGGTGGACACCCCCATGAGCCGGACCGATCTGGAGAAACCCGGCGGCTTCGCGGACGCCGCCTTCCCGGTGCAGAGCCCCGCGCAGGTGGCACAGCAGGTGCTGTTCCTCCTGTCTCCGCGGTCGGGGCCCGTCAACGGAACCACCCTGCTCAGCGACTTCGCGTACAGCGCCCGCAGCGCCTTCCCGGCCTGA
- a CDS encoding SDR family NAD(P)-dependent oxidoreductase, which produces MTTAPETNTASETPSQVVLITGGGTGIGAAIARAFAAAGATVIVAGRRAEPLQAIAEDINGTALVLDASDAASAQEAVAEIVRRHGRLDVLVANAGGHGFSSALDTDDAAWDAALRANLNTAFVAARACLPELIRSSGRIVVMSSLAGLFAGPSVVGYTTGKHALIGLTRSLARDYGPHGVRVNAICPGWVRTPMADAEMDEFAAQAGIASREDAYRTVTRNVPLGRPAEPEEIASIALFLGSPASSYITGAVLVADGGAHVVDVPTIAFADAGL; this is translated from the coding sequence ATGACCACCGCTCCCGAGACGAACACAGCCTCTGAGACCCCGTCGCAGGTCGTCCTGATCACGGGCGGAGGCACCGGCATCGGCGCCGCGATCGCCCGCGCTTTCGCCGCGGCGGGTGCAACCGTGATCGTGGCGGGCCGCCGCGCGGAACCTTTGCAGGCGATCGCCGAGGACATCAACGGCACGGCCCTCGTCCTGGACGCCTCCGACGCGGCATCCGCCCAGGAGGCCGTCGCCGAGATCGTCCGCCGACACGGACGGCTGGACGTCCTGGTCGCGAACGCGGGAGGCCACGGCTTCTCCTCCGCTCTCGACACCGACGACGCCGCCTGGGACGCCGCCCTGCGCGCCAATCTGAACACGGCCTTCGTCGCGGCCCGCGCCTGCCTCCCGGAGCTCATCCGCAGCTCGGGCCGGATCGTGGTAATGTCCTCCCTCGCCGGGCTCTTCGCCGGGCCGTCCGTGGTCGGCTACACGACGGGTAAGCACGCTCTGATCGGCCTGACCCGGAGCCTCGCCCGCGACTACGGCCCCCACGGCGTCCGCGTCAACGCGATCTGCCCCGGCTGGGTGCGGACCCCCATGGCCGACGCCGAAATGGACGAATTCGCAGCGCAGGCCGGGATCGCCTCCCGGGAGGACGCCTACCGGACCGTGACCCGCAACGTCCCCCTCGGCCGTCCCGCGGAACCCGAGGAGATCGCCTCGATCGCGCTGTTCCTCGGGTCCCCTGCCTCCTCGTACATCACCGGCGCCGTGCTCGTGGCCGACGGCGGCGCTCACGTGGTGGACGTGCCCACGATCGCTTTCGCCGACGCCGGTCTCTGA
- a CDS encoding APC family permease, whose translation MEKLPASASPASPGSASGLKRGTLGTPGVVFLVLAAVAPLTGTVVVASLAIALGNGGGTPFAFLVIAALFLIFAVGYAQMSRVLVNAGGFYAFVLKGLGRTGGLVAGLIATLGYNFFVVGTIGTSGFFMQTVIAQLTGLDVHWYVWGLLSIVASFLLARRGIDISSAVLGIALVLETLVLVVFDISVLVRTGFSVEAFSPDAIFSGSLPIGLLLAATAFLGFEATSLFGEEAKNPSRTVPRATYIAVSIIGVVFALTSWAVVSATGVAQAQSAAQEHLESGDLLFSLAGQYLGDPLVKVMMVLLLVSLFAAMLAFHNSAARYLYALGRARVFPYALARTNAGGSPVVACVVQAVFAVVVAGAFALAGLDPITSLVPSMIGFGTLCIMVLQVLAALAIIIHFRRQRDPRTGRTFVAPLIAMLGLGTIVVLAIINFDIVAGSDALAVRLLPLLLVVAVVGGLILGPYLRRKRPQVYAALAEDMDKAGLDDAEESEPLPSPAT comes from the coding sequence GTGGAAAAACTCCCAGCTTCAGCGAGCCCGGCGTCACCCGGCTCGGCCTCCGGCCTCAAACGCGGCACGCTCGGCACCCCCGGCGTCGTGTTCCTGGTGCTCGCCGCCGTCGCTCCGCTCACCGGCACGGTGGTGGTGGCCTCCCTCGCGATCGCCCTCGGCAACGGCGGAGGCACGCCCTTCGCGTTCCTCGTGATCGCCGCTCTCTTCCTGATCTTCGCGGTCGGCTACGCCCAGATGTCCCGCGTGCTGGTCAACGCCGGAGGCTTCTACGCCTTCGTGCTCAAGGGCCTCGGCCGGACCGGCGGTCTCGTGGCCGGACTCATCGCGACTCTCGGTTATAACTTCTTCGTGGTCGGCACCATCGGGACCAGCGGCTTCTTCATGCAGACCGTCATCGCCCAGCTGACCGGTCTCGACGTGCACTGGTACGTGTGGGGTCTGCTGTCCATCGTGGCGTCCTTCCTACTGGCCCGGCGAGGGATCGACATCAGCTCCGCGGTGCTCGGCATCGCCCTGGTGCTGGAGACCCTGGTGCTCGTGGTGTTCGACATCTCCGTCCTGGTCCGCACCGGCTTCAGCGTGGAGGCCTTCTCCCCGGACGCCATCTTCTCCGGCTCGCTGCCCATCGGGCTTCTGCTCGCGGCGACGGCGTTCCTCGGATTCGAGGCGACCAGCCTCTTCGGCGAAGAGGCCAAGAACCCCTCCCGCACGGTGCCCCGTGCCACGTACATCGCCGTGAGCATCATCGGCGTGGTCTTCGCCCTGACCAGCTGGGCCGTGGTGAGCGCCACGGGGGTCGCGCAGGCTCAGAGCGCCGCGCAGGAACACCTTGAATCCGGCGATCTGCTCTTCAGTCTGGCCGGGCAGTACCTCGGGGATCCGCTCGTGAAGGTCATGATGGTCCTACTGCTCGTCAGCCTCTTCGCGGCGATGCTGGCTTTCCACAATTCGGCGGCCCGCTATCTCTACGCCCTGGGCCGCGCCCGGGTGTTCCCGTACGCCCTGGCCCGCACCAACGCGGGAGGGTCGCCGGTGGTGGCGTGCGTCGTGCAGGCGGTGTTCGCCGTCGTCGTAGCGGGGGCGTTCGCCCTGGCCGGCCTCGACCCGATCACCTCGCTCGTGCCGAGCATGATCGGGTTCGGCACGCTGTGCATCATGGTGCTCCAGGTGCTCGCGGCCCTCGCGATCATCATCCACTTCCGGCGGCAGCGGGACCCGCGGACCGGCCGGACCTTCGTGGCGCCGCTCATCGCCATGCTGGGTCTGGGAACGATCGTGGTCCTGGCGATCATCAACTTCGACATCGTGGCCGGCTCGGACGCCCTGGCCGTGCGGCTCCTGCCGCTCCTGCTGGTGGTGGCCGTCGTCGGCGGGCTCATCCTCGGCCCGTACCTCCGGCGCAAGCGGCCTCAGGTGTACGCGGCGCTGGCGGAGGACATGGACAAGGCCGGTCTGGACGACGCGGAGGAGTCCGAGCCGCTCCCCTCACCGGCCACGTGA
- a CDS encoding sugar phosphate isomerase/epimerase family protein has product MARPFTLFTGQWADLTLDEVAGLAAGWGYDGLEIAVSGEHLDAARWDDDAYIAERLGILEKHGLKLWAISNHLKGQAVCDDPIDFRHQAIVGSAVWGDGDPEGVRQRAAEELKNTARLARKLGVKTVVGFTGSKIWQYVAMFPPVPAKVIDAGYQDFADRWNPILDVFDECGVRFAHEVHPSEIAYDYWSTQRTLEAIGHREAFGLNWDPSHMMWQGIDPVSFITDFADRIYHVDCKDTRMRMGNGRAGILSSHLAWGDPHRGWDFVSAGRGDVPWEDSFRALTAIGYDGPISVEWEDAGMDRLQGAPEALAALKRFDFEPSSQSFDAAFSNQS; this is encoded by the coding sequence ATGGCACGACCTTTCACCCTCTTCACCGGCCAGTGGGCCGACCTGACCCTGGACGAGGTGGCCGGCCTGGCCGCCGGCTGGGGCTACGACGGACTGGAGATCGCCGTCTCCGGTGAGCATCTCGACGCGGCCCGCTGGGACGATGACGCGTACATCGCCGAGCGGCTCGGGATCCTCGAGAAGCACGGCCTGAAGCTGTGGGCCATCTCGAACCACCTCAAGGGCCAGGCCGTGTGCGATGACCCGATCGACTTCCGGCATCAGGCGATCGTCGGCAGCGCGGTGTGGGGCGACGGCGACCCGGAGGGCGTGCGGCAGCGCGCCGCGGAGGAGCTGAAGAACACCGCGCGGCTCGCGAGGAAGCTCGGCGTGAAGACCGTGGTCGGGTTCACGGGGTCCAAGATCTGGCAGTACGTGGCGATGTTCCCGCCGGTCCCGGCCAAGGTCATCGACGCCGGCTACCAGGACTTCGCGGACCGCTGGAACCCCATCCTCGATGTTTTCGACGAGTGCGGGGTGCGCTTCGCCCATGAGGTCCACCCGAGCGAGATCGCCTACGACTACTGGTCCACGCAGCGGACGCTCGAGGCGATCGGGCACCGCGAGGCGTTCGGGCTCAACTGGGATCCGTCCCACATGATGTGGCAGGGCATCGACCCGGTCTCCTTCATCACCGATTTCGCGGACCGGATCTACCACGTGGACTGCAAGGACACCCGGATGCGGATGGGCAACGGCCGCGCGGGTATCCTCTCCTCCCACCTGGCCTGGGGCGATCCGCACCGCGGCTGGGACTTCGTCTCGGCCGGACGCGGGGACGTGCCGTGGGAGGACTCGTTCCGCGCGCTCACGGCCATCGGCTACGACGGTCCCATCTCGGTCGAGTGGGAGGACGCCGGGATGGACCGGCTGCAGGGTGCGCCCGAGGCGCTGGCGGCCCTGAAGCGCTTCGACTTCGAGCCCAGCTCCCAGTCCTTCGACGCCGCCTTCAGCAACCAGAGCTGA
- a CDS encoding Gfo/Idh/MocA family protein gives MSGETRPLGVAAIGYAFMGKAHSQAWRNVASFFDVPAFERKVLVGRDGAQVAEAAERFGWQESATDWREVIARPDIDVVDICTPGWTHAEIAIAALEAGKHVLVEKPLSNTLEESQAMVEAAARAAERGVKSMIGFNYRRVPALAYARRLIGDGRLGEIRQVRASYLQDWLADEQAPMSWRLRRETAGSGALGDIASHAIDQVQFLTGHDVTGVSARLETFVPRRPGPDGEEDVTVDDAAWLTLALDGGAVASVEASRMAFGRKNALRIEVYGSAGALAFDLERPNELQFLDGADPVEEQGFRTILVTEPEHPYVSAWWPQGHVIGWEHTFTHQVRDFLVAIRDGGTPSPSFADGLQVQSVLDAAARSAEARGAVVDLHPASPATQEA, from the coding sequence ATGAGCGGGGAGACCCGGCCGCTGGGGGTCGCGGCCATCGGCTACGCCTTCATGGGGAAGGCGCATTCGCAGGCCTGGCGGAATGTGGCCTCGTTCTTCGACGTGCCCGCGTTCGAGCGCAAGGTCCTGGTGGGCCGGGACGGCGCCCAGGTGGCCGAGGCCGCCGAGAGGTTCGGCTGGCAGGAGTCGGCCACGGACTGGCGCGAGGTGATCGCGCGGCCGGACATCGACGTCGTGGACATCTGCACACCCGGCTGGACCCACGCGGAGATCGCCATCGCCGCGCTGGAGGCCGGCAAACACGTCCTGGTCGAGAAGCCCCTCTCCAACACCCTCGAGGAGTCGCAGGCCATGGTCGAGGCCGCGGCGCGTGCCGCCGAGCGCGGCGTGAAGTCGATGATCGGCTTCAACTACCGTCGCGTGCCGGCCCTCGCCTACGCCCGGCGCCTGATCGGGGACGGCCGCCTGGGGGAGATCCGCCAGGTGCGGGCCTCCTACCTTCAGGACTGGCTCGCCGACGAGCAGGCGCCCATGTCCTGGCGGCTCCGCCGCGAAACGGCCGGAAGCGGCGCGCTCGGCGACATCGCCAGCCACGCGATCGACCAGGTCCAGTTCCTCACCGGCCACGACGTGACCGGCGTCTCGGCCCGCCTGGAGACGTTCGTGCCCCGGCGCCCCGGGCCGGATGGCGAGGAGGACGTCACGGTGGACGACGCGGCCTGGCTGACCCTAGCGCTCGACGGCGGCGCGGTCGCCTCGGTGGAAGCCTCCCGCATGGCGTTCGGCCGGAAGAACGCGCTGCGCATCGAGGTCTACGGCAGCGCGGGCGCCCTGGCGTTCGATCTGGAACGCCCCAACGAACTGCAGTTCCTGGACGGCGCCGACCCGGTGGAGGAACAGGGCTTCCGGACGATCCTCGTCACGGAGCCGGAACACCCGTACGTCTCGGCGTGGTGGCCCCAGGGCCACGTGATCGGCTGGGAGCACACCTTCACGCACCAGGTGCGCGATTTCCTCGTCGCGATCCGGGACGGCGGCACACCGTCGCCGTCGTTCGCGGACGGGCTCCAGGTGCAGTCTGTGCTGGACGCCGCCGCCCGGTCCGCGGAGGCGCGTGGCGCCGTCGTCGATCTTCATCCCGCATCCCCAGCCACCCAGGAGGCCTGA
- a CDS encoding Gfo/Idh/MocA family protein codes for MSRGPVGVALIGAGNISKQYLDNLTVFPDVRVVAITDLYPEAAKARAEEYGIAEHGTPELALEHPDVEIIVNLTIPAVHADVALQAIRAGKHVWSEKPLALDRESGREVLEAAAAAGVRVGCAPDTFLGAGLQTARRVIERGDLGTPLTAQTVMQYPGPDRWHPNPAFLFQRGAGPLFDMGPYYVTALVQTFGSARRVAAMGSAALTRRTVATGPLAGETFDVEVPTHVSAQIEFEGGASSHSVFSFQSPHVRTGYVEVAGTEATLLIPDPNNFDGELRLIRPGEDDWSVIAASGAAQGRGMGVLDLARSIRAGVPHRATGELAFHVLDTMIAISDSVERGEFLTVDSSAEPSEPLPEDWDPLAATLEGTA; via the coding sequence GTGAGCCGCGGCCCGGTCGGCGTCGCGCTCATCGGCGCCGGGAACATCAGCAAGCAGTACCTGGACAACCTCACCGTCTTCCCGGATGTCCGGGTCGTCGCCATCACGGATCTCTACCCGGAGGCGGCCAAGGCCCGCGCCGAGGAATACGGGATCGCGGAGCACGGCACGCCCGAGCTGGCGCTGGAGCACCCGGACGTCGAGATCATCGTCAACCTCACCATCCCGGCCGTGCATGCCGACGTCGCGTTGCAGGCGATCCGCGCGGGGAAGCACGTGTGGAGCGAGAAGCCGCTCGCCCTCGATCGGGAGAGCGGCCGGGAAGTGCTGGAGGCGGCGGCCGCCGCGGGGGTGCGGGTCGGCTGCGCGCCGGACACGTTCTTAGGAGCCGGGCTCCAGACGGCGCGCCGCGTGATCGAACGCGGCGACCTCGGCACGCCGCTCACCGCACAGACCGTCATGCAGTACCCCGGGCCGGACCGCTGGCACCCGAACCCGGCGTTCCTCTTCCAGCGGGGCGCCGGACCACTGTTCGACATGGGTCCGTACTACGTGACCGCCCTCGTCCAGACGTTCGGCAGCGCCCGCAGGGTCGCCGCGATGGGCTCGGCGGCACTGACGCGGCGCACGGTGGCGACCGGTCCACTGGCCGGTGAGACCTTCGACGTCGAGGTCCCGACCCACGTCAGCGCCCAGATCGAGTTCGAGGGCGGTGCTTCCTCGCACAGCGTCTTCAGCTTCCAGTCGCCTCACGTCCGGACGGGCTACGTCGAAGTCGCGGGAACCGAGGCCACGCTGCTGATCCCGGACCCCAACAACTTCGATGGCGAGCTTCGGCTGATCCGCCCCGGCGAGGACGACTGGTCCGTCATCGCGGCGAGCGGGGCGGCACAGGGACGTGGCATGGGCGTGCTGGACCTCGCCCGCTCGATCCGCGCCGGCGTGCCGCACCGGGCCACGGGCGAGCTGGCCTTCCACGTGCTGGACACGATGATCGCCATCTCCGATTCCGTGGAACGCGGGGAATTCCTCACGGTGGACAGCTCCGCGGAGCCGTCCGAGCCCCTCCCCGAGGACTGGGATCCGCTCGCGGCCACCCTGGAGGGGACGGCATGA
- a CDS encoding sugar phosphate isomerase/epimerase family protein — translation MSYSVQLYSVRDALSQDLPGTLRRLAELGFTQVEPYGFAALADQLGPALRENGLSAPTGHASLLSADQDEIFTAARELGIGTVIDPFVEPAQWQDAGSVRDIAERLNAAAKKGAEYGIRVGYHNHYWEIGSTLEGTTALEFFAGLLDPEVVLEVDAYWVAAGGQNPAAFLRRLGDRVVAVHLKDGPITVLPGDGFDPEQMAGITASQLPAGQGEVNIWDVIDAAPGLEVGVVEFDDYAGDIFEGLAASLAYLDAGRPDSGAPSEAGA, via the coding sequence ATGTCCTACTCCGTGCAGCTCTACAGCGTCCGCGACGCGCTCAGCCAGGACCTTCCGGGGACGCTCCGGCGTCTCGCCGAGCTCGGGTTCACCCAGGTGGAGCCGTACGGCTTCGCCGCGCTGGCCGATCAGCTCGGTCCGGCCCTGCGGGAGAACGGGCTCTCGGCGCCCACCGGGCACGCCTCGCTGCTGTCCGCGGACCAGGACGAGATCTTCACGGCGGCCCGTGAACTCGGCATCGGCACCGTCATCGACCCCTTCGTCGAACCGGCGCAGTGGCAGGACGCCGGGAGCGTGCGGGACATCGCCGAGCGCCTGAACGCCGCAGCGAAGAAGGGTGCCGAGTACGGCATCCGCGTGGGCTATCACAACCACTACTGGGAGATCGGTTCCACCCTGGAGGGCACCACGGCCCTCGAGTTCTTCGCGGGCCTCCTCGACCCCGAGGTCGTCCTTGAAGTGGACGCCTATTGGGTGGCCGCCGGCGGTCAGAATCCCGCCGCGTTCCTCCGCCGCCTCGGAGACCGCGTGGTCGCCGTGCACCTCAAGGACGGCCCCATCACCGTGCTGCCCGGCGATGGCTTCGACCCCGAGCAGATGGCCGGGATCACCGCCTCGCAGCTCCCGGCCGGTCAGGGCGAGGTGAACATCTGGGATGTCATCGACGCCGCCCCGGGTCTGGAAGTGGGCGTCGTGGAGTTCGATGACTACGCCGGAGACATCTTCGAGGGCCTCGCCGCCTCCCTGGCCTATCTCGACGCCGGCCGTCCGGACAGCGGCGCCCCCTCCGAGGCCGGCGCGTGA
- a CDS encoding ROK family transcriptional regulator: MTSSSPAAPGAADPTAPSGPGQLFQLLRDGKARTRAEIMDLTGLARTTVVARLDALLGAGLIEAAGEAASSGGRPPSRFAFRASRRIVLAADIGGAHATVAVADLGGTILARHSEPRDIADGPESALAWIAATGRELLAGLGRDELELAGIGVGLPGPVEHETGRPVNPPIMPGWDGFDVPERLAQEWQVPVLVDNDVNIMALGEQHTHWSEHREFLFVKLATGVGSGIIAGGRLQRGADGTSGDIGHVRVPDGEDVPCRCGNTGCLEAVASGPALAAKLRLQGLDADRGSDVVALAARGEVAAIHALRQAGRDLGEVLAFCVNVLNPSVIVVGGTLAQAGDPLMAGAREAVYRRSQPLATRHLRIEPSRAGADAGILGASRLVIEHLLSPESIEAAIAHA; this comes from the coding sequence ATGACCAGTAGTTCTCCCGCCGCACCCGGCGCCGCGGATCCCACCGCCCCGAGCGGTCCCGGCCAGCTCTTCCAGCTGCTCCGGGACGGCAAGGCCCGCACGCGCGCGGAGATCATGGACCTCACGGGACTCGCCCGGACCACCGTGGTCGCCCGCTTGGACGCCCTGCTCGGCGCGGGCCTGATCGAGGCCGCCGGCGAGGCCGCCTCCTCGGGAGGCAGGCCGCCGTCGCGCTTCGCCTTCCGCGCCTCCCGCCGGATCGTGCTGGCCGCGGACATCGGCGGCGCTCACGCGACGGTCGCCGTCGCGGACCTGGGCGGGACCATCCTGGCGCGCCATTCGGAGCCCCGGGACATCGCCGACGGCCCGGAATCCGCCCTCGCCTGGATCGCCGCCACCGGGAGGGAACTTCTGGCAGGCCTCGGCCGGGACGAGCTGGAACTCGCCGGGATCGGCGTCGGCCTGCCGGGTCCCGTGGAGCACGAGACCGGGCGTCCCGTGAACCCGCCGATCATGCCCGGCTGGGACGGCTTCGACGTGCCCGAGCGCCTGGCGCAGGAGTGGCAGGTGCCGGTCCTGGTGGACAACGACGTCAACATCATGGCCCTCGGCGAACAGCACACGCACTGGAGCGAACACCGGGAGTTCCTCTTCGTGAAGCTGGCCACGGGCGTCGGTTCGGGCATCATCGCCGGAGGCCGGCTCCAGCGCGGCGCGGACGGCACGAGCGGCGACATCGGCCACGTCCGGGTGCCCGACGGCGAGGACGTCCCCTGCCGCTGCGGCAACACCGGGTGCCTGGAAGCGGTGGCGTCCGGACCGGCGCTGGCGGCGAAACTCCGACTCCAGGGCCTGGACGCCGACCGCGGATCCGACGTCGTCGCCCTCGCAGCCCGCGGCGAAGTGGCCGCCATCCACGCCCTGCGACAGGCGGGACGGGACCTCGGTGAAGTCCTCGCGTTCTGCGTCAACGTGCTGAACCCCTCTGTGATCGTGGTCGGCGGCACGCTCGCACAGGCCGGGGATCCCCTCATGGCCGGCGCACGGGAGGCCGTGTACCGGCGGTCTCAGCCACTCGCCACGCGGCACCTGAGGATCGAGCCCTCGCGCGCGGGAGCGGATGCCGGCATCCTGGGAGCGAGCCGCCTTGTGATCGAGCACCTCCTCTCCCCCGAGTCCATCGAGGCGGCGATCGCTCACGCCTGA
- a CDS encoding Gfo/Idh/MocA family protein, whose amino-acid sequence MTQESTRPDAEQQLRVGVVGIGWAGQQHLEAYSRIPGVRVVALAAMEAEPLAKLQAEYDVPATYARWEDMLDAGGLDAISVAVPTFLHAPITVAALERGLHVLSEKPLAKDAVEGQAMVDAARRAGRVLDVAFNHRRRGDIGALKTVIDSGEIGRPYYAKAAWLRRKGIPTLGSWFTNPALAGGGPLVDIGVHVLDYSLHLLGEPKVLSVSATTHSELGHRGLGGSGSYKATSTEHRFEVEDFSSAFLRLEGGGALLIEAGWASYRNPDDEINFLVYGTDGGAELRVAGEPMPEAGHLTVYKDTGEASADYAPVIGPNGMHQQVVEDFVSAVRSGPEEWARHDGSVALGRARIIDAAYRSARENREVQL is encoded by the coding sequence GTGACTCAGGAATCCACCCGGCCGGACGCTGAGCAGCAGCTGAGGGTCGGCGTCGTCGGCATCGGCTGGGCCGGCCAGCAGCACCTGGAGGCGTACTCCCGGATCCCCGGCGTCCGCGTGGTGGCGCTGGCCGCCATGGAGGCCGAACCCCTGGCGAAGCTCCAGGCGGAGTACGACGTCCCCGCGACGTACGCCCGCTGGGAGGACATGCTCGACGCCGGCGGTCTCGACGCCATCAGCGTCGCCGTGCCCACCTTCCTGCACGCGCCCATCACGGTGGCGGCCCTGGAACGCGGCCTCCACGTGCTCAGCGAGAAGCCGCTGGCCAAGGACGCCGTCGAGGGCCAGGCCATGGTCGACGCCGCGCGGCGCGCCGGTCGCGTCCTGGACGTGGCGTTCAACCACCGCCGCCGGGGCGACATCGGCGCCCTGAAGACGGTCATCGACTCCGGCGAGATCGGCCGGCCGTACTACGCCAAGGCGGCGTGGCTCCGCCGCAAGGGCATCCCGACCCTCGGCAGCTGGTTCACCAACCCGGCGCTGGCCGGCGGAGGACCCCTCGTGGACATCGGGGTGCACGTCCTCGACTACTCGCTGCATCTGCTCGGCGAGCCGAAGGTGCTCTCCGTCAGCGCCACGACGCACTCCGAACTGGGACACCGCGGTCTCGGCGGCAGCGGCAGCTACAAGGCGACCTCCACCGAACACCGCTTCGAAGTCGAGGACTTCTCCTCGGCGTTCCTCCGCCTGGAGGGCGGCGGCGCGCTCCTCATCGAGGCCGGCTGGGCCAGCTACCGCAACCCCGACGACGAGATCAACTTCCTGGTCTACGGCACCGACGGCGGCGCCGAGCTCCGGGTGGCCGGCGAACCGATGCCGGAAGCCGGGCACCTGACCGTCTACAAGGACACCGGCGAAGCGAGCGCCGACTACGCCCCGGTGATCGGCCCCAACGGGATGCACCAGCAGGTGGTGGAGGACTTCGTCTCCGCGGTCCGCTCCGGCCCCGAGGAATGGGCCCGGCACGACGGCTCGGTCGCCCTGGGCCGTGCCCGCATCATCGACGCCGCGTACCGGTCCGCCCGCGAGAACCGGGAGGTTCAGCTCTGA